In Juglans microcarpa x Juglans regia isolate MS1-56 chromosome 4S, Jm3101_v1.0, whole genome shotgun sequence, a single window of DNA contains:
- the LOC121262189 gene encoding ankyrin repeat-containing protein ITN1-like produces MGWNEREIVSKRKKITTKNEPETAILIAARNGVAEIVEKILELVPVAIHDVNAENKNALLLAVENRQPHIYKLLLERNTLNKDSVFLVVDNEGKKITTKNEPETAILIAARNGVAEIVEKILELVPVAIHDVNAENKNAVLLAVENRQPHVYKLLLQRNIQNRDSVFRVVDKEGNSAFHLAAKLAAFKPWLIPGEALQMQWVMKWYEFVTSSIPPNFVPRYNKERETPEEVFIKTHRTLLNKGSEWLTKTSQSYSVVAALIATVAFATSTTVPGGLKQDTGIPTLENKPAFQLFAISSLVALCFSVTALVMFLSILTSRNQERDFGKDLPRKLLIGLTSLFFSIAAVLISFCSGHFFVVQNNVKYVAFAVYAATCLPITFFAAVQFPLYFDLIHATFTKVPRRSYKATL; encoded by the exons atgggATGGAATGAGAGGGAAATTGTTTCCAAAC GGAAGAAAATAACGACGAAAAATGAACCCGAGACTGCAATATTAATCGCTGCCAGAAATGGTGTTGCCGAAATTGTGGAGAAAATTCTGGAATTGGTTCCGGTTGCCATACACGATGTGAATGCAGAAAACAAGAATGCATTGCTGTTGGCAGTAGAGAACAGGCAACCCCATATATATAAACTCTTGTTGGAAAGaaataccctgaataaagacaGTGTGTTTCTTGTAGTGGATAACGAAG GGAAGAAAATAACGACGAAAAATGAACCCGAGACTGCAATATTAATCGCTGCCAGAAATGGTGTTGCCGAAATTGTGGAGAAAATTCTGGAATTGGTTCCGGTTGCCATACACGATGTGAATGCAGAAAACAAGAATGCAGTGCTGTTGGCAGTAGAGAACAGGCAACCCCATGTATATAAACTCTTGCTGCAAAGAAATATCCAGAATAGAGACAGCGTGTTTCGTGTAGTGGATAAGGAAGGGAATAGTGCCTTTCATCTCGCGGCTAAGCTTGCAGCCTTTAAGCCTTGGCTAATTCCTGGGGAAGCCTTGCAAATGCAATGGGTGATGAAGTGGTATGAG TTTGTGACCTCGTCCATTCCCCCTAACTTCGTCCCGCGATACAACAAAGAGCGCGAGACCCCAGAGGAAGTGTTCATCAAAACTCACCGTACCCTCCTCAATAAAGGTAGTGAGTGGTTAACCAAAACCTCCCAATCCTACTCCGTTGTCGCAGCACTCATAGCCACCGTGGCCTTCGCCACCTCCACCACAGTGCCTGGGGGCCTCAAGCAGGATACCGGCATTCCAACGCTGGAAAACAAACCCGCGTTCCAGCTCTTTGCCATCTCATCACTTGTTGCGCTCTGCTTCTCGGTCACGGCCTTGGTCATGTTCCTTTCCATCTTAACATCAAGAAATCAAGAGAGAGATTTCGGAAAGGACTTGCCTAGGAAGCTTTTGATAGGTCTAACGTCGCTGTTTTTTTCCATAGCTGCGGTGTTGATTTCGTTCTGCTCGGGACATTTCTTTGTGGTACAAAATAACGTCAAGTATGTAGCATTTGCAGTGTATGCAGCAACATGCCTGCCAATAACTTTTTTCGCTGCAGTGCAATTTCCGCTatattttgatcttattcaTGCTACCTTTACGAAGGTGCCACGACGAAGCTATAAGGCAACTCTCTGA